One genomic segment of Candidatus Thermodiscus eudorianus includes these proteins:
- a CDS encoding type IV secretory system conjugative DNA transfer family protein, with protein MWFEVLIGGMAVASLTLIIKNTRATRDFGVSLSRASIADRRGGTEAIVFEGKTYEPIIYYSEDPIRDETGRLGERLANLARSVRINVTYMTSLFRVDKGRLLSYLEDQINKAQFGYQATGHVRYAERLRFLKKLYNEVARTHTPYTHRVLLVVWSEKGDTEARAKAEAFKSMVEAEAGIRLERAKEPLLKALLPSTSEGLGTMPPSIFASIYDSPGVVLGRDSDGRLVVLDWPRDFETHIGVFGPTGRGKTVLLNGIASQLASRSESRLDPYMVAVIDPKGDLVAMLSAQATAVEVLEPGDCIQIPRMEGLAEILLESVFESYSSKSVNACEGSLLRRGLVVFDLSSLANEDRDVAASLILSSLVLEASEGDLPGRVVVIIDEAWRLAMSGAKHLVWALREGRSRRLHVVYATQSPEDLPDSVLNNTGTLIVFGGYTRSYTEAARRLGLDDARRLLEMPIGTAMVKVKDLPPTETRVFGFHEYVKKVEEQSIPGSDRGVS; from the coding sequence ATGTGGTTTGAGGTTCTAATAGGAGGGATGGCAGTAGCATCACTCACATTAATAATCAAGAATACGAGGGCGACTAGAGACTTCGGAGTGAGTCTAAGTAGGGCGTCAATAGCGGATAGAAGGGGTGGTACCGAGGCGATAGTATTCGAGGGGAAGACCTACGAGCCAATCATATACTATTCCGAGGACCCGATACGCGATGAAACCGGCAGGCTGGGTGAGAGACTGGCCAACCTGGCTCGGAGTGTAAGGATAAACGTTACATACATGACAAGCCTGTTCAGAGTGGATAAGGGCAGGCTACTCTCGTACCTGGAAGACCAGATAAACAAGGCTCAATTCGGATACCAGGCTACCGGCCACGTCAGATACGCTGAGAGACTACGCTTCCTCAAGAAACTATACAATGAGGTGGCTAGAACCCATACACCCTATACCCACAGGGTCCTCCTCGTGGTATGGAGCGAGAAGGGCGATACTGAGGCGCGTGCAAAAGCCGAAGCCTTCAAGTCGATGGTCGAGGCCGAAGCCGGGATTAGACTTGAGAGGGCCAAAGAGCCTCTATTGAAGGCTCTCCTACCCTCCACCAGCGAGGGACTGGGGACCATGCCGCCGTCTATCTTCGCTAGCATTTATGACTCTCCCGGCGTCGTCCTCGGGAGAGACTCCGACGGCAGGCTAGTGGTCTTGGACTGGCCGAGGGATTTCGAGACGCACATAGGCGTCTTCGGCCCCACGGGTAGGGGTAAGACGGTACTGCTAAACGGTATAGCGTCACAGCTGGCTAGCAGGAGCGAATCAAGGCTAGACCCCTATATGGTAGCCGTAATAGACCCGAAGGGCGACCTAGTAGCGATGCTCTCAGCACAGGCAACGGCTGTAGAAGTCTTAGAGCCCGGAGACTGTATACAAATACCAAGGATGGAGGGTTTAGCCGAGATATTATTGGAGTCTGTTTTCGAGAGCTATTCCTCCAAGAGCGTTAATGCGTGTGAGGGAAGCCTGCTCAGGCGAGGCTTAGTGGTCTTCGACCTGTCGAGCCTTGCTAACGAGGATAGAGATGTGGCGGCGTCGCTTATATTGTCGAGCCTCGTGTTAGAGGCTAGCGAGGGGGATCTCCCCGGCAGGGTCGTGGTAATAATAGATGAGGCGTGGAGGCTGGCTATGAGTGGAGCCAAGCACCTGGTATGGGCTCTTAGAGAGGGTCGAAGTAGGAGACTCCACGTAGTATATGCGACGCAGTCGCCCGAGGATCTACCAGATTCTGTGCTAAACAACACGGGGACCCTTATAGTGTTCGGCGGGTATACGAGGAGCTATACAGAGGCGGCCCGGAGACTCGGGCTTGACGATGCTAGACGCCTGCTGGAGATGCCGATCGGGACAGCTATGGTGAAAGTCAAAGACCTGCCGCCAACGGAGACTCGTGTATTCGGATTCCACGAATACGTTAAAAAGGTGGAAGAGCAGAGTATCCCTGGATCGGACAGGGGAGTGAGCTAA
- the glmM gene encoding phosphoglucosamine mutase, which translates to MGRLFGTDGVRGVVGVQLTPELALRLGRAIGAFLGKGSRILVGRDVRAGGSMIKSAVVAGLLSEGVKVYDANYIPTPGLQYNVKEGPYDGGVMITASHNPPEYNGIKVIAGDGIEVSREDEEVIEEYYFKGTGSALEWRSYVHDPIVLHDAIDLYVNGILGNLERLPPLESKHKVLVDCANSVGSLVTPRVLREIGVQVRTINCNLDPLFPGREPEPTPETLKEAAEMVVRTGASLGVGHDGDADRAIIIDDTGNVVWGDRTGALLSGYVSERWKGLPRRVYTGVSSSIAVEDYLKPLGIEVVWTPVGSVVISRMIQRDGGAISGFEENGGYMHVPHQTVRDGAMKAALLVHMVDEEGPLSSLLKALPQYYPVKTKLPATREQAACAVEAVKEHYSNLRQVTIDGVKVFGDGYWVLVRPSGTEPVVRIMLEARDPSKTDELLREVKSLLKDKCGIG; encoded by the coding sequence ATGGGCAGATTATTCGGGACCGACGGGGTGCGCGGCGTCGTTGGCGTTCAGCTTACCCCAGAGCTGGCGCTGAGGCTTGGCAGAGCCATTGGAGCCTTCCTCGGCAAGGGATCGAGGATACTTGTTGGCAGAGATGTGCGGGCTGGTGGGTCGATGATTAAATCCGCTGTCGTGGCTGGATTGCTTTCAGAGGGAGTCAAGGTTTATGATGCCAACTACATTCCTACCCCAGGCCTGCAGTATAATGTTAAGGAGGGTCCCTATGATGGGGGCGTCATGATAACTGCCAGCCACAATCCACCGGAGTACAACGGTATCAAGGTGATAGCTGGCGATGGAATCGAGGTGTCTAGGGAGGACGAGGAAGTTATCGAGGAATACTATTTCAAGGGGACGGGATCAGCCCTAGAGTGGCGTTCCTACGTGCATGACCCGATAGTACTCCACGACGCTATAGACTTGTACGTCAATGGAATCCTGGGCAACCTAGAAAGGCTCCCCCCACTAGAGTCTAAGCACAAGGTCCTGGTGGACTGCGCAAACAGCGTGGGGTCGCTTGTAACTCCACGTGTGCTACGGGAGATAGGGGTCCAGGTCAGGACCATAAACTGCAACCTAGACCCACTCTTCCCCGGTAGAGAGCCAGAACCAACGCCTGAAACCCTAAAGGAGGCTGCAGAGATGGTTGTAAGAACAGGGGCATCGCTCGGAGTAGGTCATGACGGTGATGCTGACAGGGCCATCATAATAGATGATACAGGAAACGTCGTCTGGGGAGACAGGACTGGCGCGCTACTGTCCGGGTACGTCTCGGAGCGCTGGAAAGGGCTTCCACGCAGAGTGTACACCGGTGTATCCAGCAGCATAGCCGTAGAGGACTACCTCAAGCCGCTAGGCATAGAAGTTGTGTGGACCCCGGTGGGTAGCGTAGTCATCTCCCGGATGATACAGCGGGATGGAGGAGCGATCTCTGGCTTCGAGGAGAACGGGGGATATATGCATGTGCCACACCAAACGGTCAGGGATGGGGCCATGAAGGCGGCTCTACTAGTACACATGGTCGACGAGGAGGGACCCCTTTCAAGCCTACTAAAGGCCCTCCCCCAGTACTACCCGGTCAAAACAAAGCTACCCGCCACACGCGAACAAGCCGCCTGCGCCGTTGAAGCGGTCAAGGAGCACTACTCTAATCTACGCCAAGTAACCATTGACGGTGTAAAGGTTTTCGGCGACGGCTACTGGGTCCTAGTAAGGCCCAGCGGCACCGAACCAGTCGTGAGAATAATGCTAGAAGCCAGGGATCCGTCGAAAACCGACGAGTTATTGAGGGAGGTAAAGTCCCTGTTAAAGGATAAATGCGGTATCGGGTGA
- a CDS encoding 16S rRNA methyltransferase: protein MEGILRVILLEAALERVPRELWSHPQVVRSARRYGVRPGDMLLEKSLHYNAMAALPQKWKRGRPDIVHVTLLSLLDSPLARDGLLEVYVHVYDGRIFRVETSTRIPKSYERFRGLMAQLLEYGRVPLEGDALIYMTHERLGDFVEEHGKLLLLWEHGEDRSPEWIVARSLYTGMPLGIGAFARGDFKRSTLRKSAERYRIMSGFGLKAWSVASRLVCAAERLLGYL, encoded by the coding sequence ATGGAGGGAATCCTCCGGGTAATTCTTTTGGAGGCTGCCCTTGAGAGGGTCCCTCGCGAGCTGTGGAGCCATCCTCAGGTGGTTAGGAGTGCGCGCCGGTATGGTGTTAGGCCTGGAGACATGTTGCTGGAGAAGAGTCTGCACTACAATGCAATGGCTGCGCTCCCTCAGAAGTGGAAACGTGGCAGGCCCGATATAGTCCACGTGACCCTACTGTCCCTCCTAGACTCGCCCTTAGCGAGGGATGGCTTGCTCGAAGTATATGTACACGTGTATGACGGGAGGATTTTCCGTGTTGAAACTAGTACCAGGATTCCCAAGAGCTATGAGCGATTCCGCGGTCTAATGGCCCAGTTGCTGGAGTATGGGAGGGTCCCCCTGGAGGGCGACGCCCTCATCTATATGACACACGAGAGACTGGGAGATTTTGTAGAAGAACACGGTAAACTCCTACTTCTCTGGGAGCATGGCGAGGATAGGAGTCCCGAGTGGATTGTTGCTAGGAGTCTCTATACGGGCATGCCCCTCGGCATAGGAGCCTTTGCTAGGGGGGACTTTAAGAGGTCTACTCTTAGGAAGTCTGCTGAGAGGTATAGGATAATGTCTGGTTTTGGATTGAAGGCTTGGAGCGTGGCGTCCCGTCTTGTCTGTGCGGCCGAGAGGCTTCTGGGTTATTTGTAG
- a CDS encoding Trm112 family protein: protein MKYFVMDLLACPVCKSTNLKLHVIEEEEEDTGLDPGKVKCRNYCHYLGKPASEVSIDECRVCVKKRIKTGVIVCLDCGRWYPVIETIAVMLDDEYRDEKIDKRFVREYLDRIPEEVKGLMKIPDLNKLRGQ, encoded by the coding sequence TTGAAGTACTTCGTCATGGATCTACTCGCTTGCCCTGTCTGCAAAAGCACTAACCTAAAACTACACGTTATCGAGGAGGAGGAAGAGGACACGGGGCTAGATCCCGGCAAGGTCAAATGCAGGAATTACTGCCACTACCTCGGCAAGCCGGCCAGCGAGGTATCCATAGATGAGTGTAGGGTGTGTGTCAAGAAGAGGATAAAGACTGGCGTGATAGTCTGCCTCGACTGTGGAAGATGGTATCCGGTAATCGAGACCATAGCCGTTATGCTGGATGATGAATACAGGGATGAGAAGATAGACAAGAGATTCGTCAGGGAGTATCTGGATAGGATTCCCGAGGAAGTAAAGGGCCTCATGAAGATTCCAGACTTGAACAAGCTACGAGGCCAGTGA
- the prpB gene encoding methylisocitrate lyase, which produces MAFLYSSPIEDPGSVLRRLMRERDIIVAPGVFNPAVALLVERMGFEAAYLSGAALTGSLAMPDLGLITLTELATFTSYITRVVSIPIIVDADTGFGEAINVQRTVRELEAVGAAAIQIEDQVLPKKCGHLTGKKLIPAEDMVKKIVAAVEARKKETVIIARTDARGVEGLEAAIDRAKLYVEAGADVIFPEALKSLEEFKEFSRALPNTPLLANMTEFGKTPYLTVDQFKEAGFKIVIFPVTTFRYAMGAIREALEVLRNSGTQKPLLERMMTRWEFYELIGYKVYEDKDRQIAEKAGEIVSKHKGFTDGGIAD; this is translated from the coding sequence GTGGCATTCTTATACTCGTCTCCGATAGAAGACCCCGGAAGCGTGCTCCGTAGGTTAATGAGAGAGAGGGATATAATAGTAGCACCCGGTGTATTCAATCCAGCAGTAGCGTTACTCGTCGAGAGAATGGGTTTCGAAGCAGCATATCTCTCCGGTGCTGCACTAACTGGTAGCTTGGCAATGCCAGACCTGGGGCTGATCACCTTAACCGAGCTGGCCACATTTACTTCCTACATAACACGAGTAGTATCCATACCGATAATCGTAGACGCGGATACCGGTTTCGGAGAGGCCATTAATGTTCAACGAACTGTTAGAGAGCTGGAAGCTGTTGGTGCAGCCGCGATTCAAATCGAAGACCAGGTCCTACCGAAGAAGTGCGGACACCTGACGGGCAAGAAGCTGATTCCAGCAGAGGATATGGTTAAGAAGATAGTAGCCGCCGTAGAAGCCAGGAAGAAGGAGACGGTGATTATAGCTAGAACCGACGCCAGGGGCGTAGAGGGGTTAGAAGCGGCTATCGATAGAGCGAAACTCTACGTTGAGGCTGGAGCAGACGTTATATTCCCAGAGGCCCTAAAAAGCCTCGAAGAATTTAAGGAGTTCTCAAGAGCCCTACCCAACACGCCGCTACTGGCAAACATGACTGAGTTCGGCAAGACACCCTACCTAACAGTTGACCAGTTCAAAGAGGCCGGCTTTAAAATAGTCATATTCCCGGTAACAACCTTCAGATACGCTATGGGTGCTATAAGGGAGGCGTTGGAAGTATTAAGAAATAGTGGCACACAGAAACCCCTCCTAGAGAGGATGATGACCAGATGGGAGTTCTACGAGCTCATAGGCTATAAGGTCTATGAAGACAAGGATAGACAGATAGCTGAGAAAGCCGGGGAAATCGTCTCGAAACATAAGGGTTTCACAGACGGTGGAATAGCCGATTAG
- a CDS encoding tRNA (guanine-N1)-methyltransferase, with protein MTALLRPGDALAALLVDLGVDRVAVLRPVNRRRLAELGLQELAVEMLVEELDICASREPVPCRVIWEGRGVAVAVPGKGGSCRYVVGLRNCLRRLLSWRTLREALPANPLPAFVVDLSRLSQHSDEERASLKIQLAMTLTVVRRFLWDPHLILTSAPENAWEWLYPSVGKSKIQVRGERPGRVLWNMNADKVVILRPDAEKVLSEDDIRDADAFLVGGIVDKIPRPGVSRFLDTAVPWGKPRRIELRGSLVGVPDRINRIAEIVFKVRFEGMTLEKAIISSMTRRDVLRRLQVEILRASKGGRLALDRDHYEMLSRWLPVSCRDYLDMARRSGVEVGWECEG; from the coding sequence GTGACTGCATTGCTACGGCCGGGTGATGCACTGGCGGCCCTGTTGGTGGATCTCGGGGTTGATAGGGTCGCTGTTCTTAGGCCTGTTAATAGGAGGAGGCTTGCGGAGCTGGGCTTGCAGGAGCTGGCGGTTGAGATGCTTGTCGAGGAACTAGACATCTGTGCATCAAGGGAGCCCGTTCCCTGTCGGGTTATCTGGGAGGGACGCGGCGTAGCGGTAGCGGTTCCCGGGAAGGGCGGGTCCTGTAGGTATGTTGTGGGGTTGAGGAATTGCCTTAGAAGACTTCTTTCTTGGAGGACGCTGAGAGAGGCGCTTCCGGCTAATCCTCTTCCAGCCTTCGTCGTGGACTTAAGCAGGCTAAGCCAGCATAGCGATGAGGAACGCGCATCCCTCAAGATACAACTCGCCATGACGCTAACCGTCGTGAGGAGGTTTCTATGGGATCCACACTTGATACTAACTAGTGCCCCCGAGAACGCCTGGGAGTGGCTCTATCCTTCTGTGGGTAAATCCAAGATACAGGTTAGGGGTGAGAGGCCTGGAAGAGTCCTCTGGAATATGAATGCTGATAAAGTGGTAATATTGAGGCCAGACGCTGAGAAGGTGCTTAGCGAGGATGACATAAGGGATGCTGATGCCTTCCTGGTGGGGGGAATCGTTGATAAGATACCTAGGCCAGGTGTTAGTAGGTTCCTAGACACGGCTGTCCCGTGGGGTAAGCCTAGGAGGATAGAGCTGAGAGGCTCCCTTGTAGGAGTCCCCGATAGGATCAACAGAATAGCCGAGATCGTATTTAAGGTGCGTTTCGAAGGGATGACTCTTGAGAAGGCTATTATATCGTCTATGACGAGAAGGGACGTGCTGAGGAGGCTCCAGGTGGAGATACTTAGAGCCTCCAAGGGTGGGAGACTGGCTCTAGATAGGGATCACTATGAAATGCTGAGCCGGTGGCTACCGGTATCTTGCAGGGATTACCTGGACATGGCCAGGAGATCCGGAGTCGAGGTCGGGTGGGAGTGTGAGGGTTAG
- a CDS encoding 50S ribosomal protein L3, which translates to MGARKHSAPRRGSLGYSPRKRASRLVPRIKTWPDIETGEPQPLAFLGYKAGMTHLYMIDDRAGSPTFGQEIFVPATVVEVPPVYVLAIRGYAYDPNRGMYSTGEVWAEPPSQLELWRKIPTLGGFKEENLKKLESKLDSIRELRIIIATQPKLTGGLSKKKPDLLEVKLGGTTDINALFSYATKKLGGELKFPDVFSVGQLVDVIGVTKGKGFQGPVKRWGVKELPRWHKHRKGSRRTGARSHGRGTWWEIPAAGQMGYHRRTEYNKRILAYGENGFEITPAGGFLHYGVVKGPYAIIAGSLPGTPKRPLVLRWPVRPPTWYLKMGVKAPQIVYVSLASKQGN; encoded by the coding sequence TTGGGAGCAAGAAAGCACAGTGCTCCAAGGAGAGGCAGCCTAGGCTACTCGCCTAGAAAGAGAGCCTCTAGACTAGTTCCACGCATCAAGACATGGCCCGATATAGAAACCGGGGAGCCCCAACCACTAGCCTTCCTCGGCTACAAAGCTGGCATGACGCATCTCTACATGATAGACGATAGAGCCGGGAGCCCAACCTTTGGACAAGAGATCTTTGTGCCCGCTACTGTAGTCGAGGTACCACCGGTCTACGTACTAGCTATCCGAGGCTACGCGTACGACCCTAACCGCGGAATGTATTCTACAGGCGAGGTATGGGCAGAGCCGCCCAGCCAGTTAGAACTCTGGAGGAAGATACCGACTCTTGGCGGGTTTAAGGAAGAGAACTTGAAAAAACTCGAATCAAAACTAGACAGTATAAGAGAGCTCCGGATCATAATCGCGACTCAACCGAAACTAACCGGCGGGCTTAGCAAGAAGAAGCCGGACCTGCTCGAAGTCAAACTCGGCGGCACCACTGATATTAACGCATTGTTCTCGTATGCAACGAAGAAGCTTGGAGGAGAGTTGAAGTTCCCTGACGTATTCAGTGTGGGCCAGTTAGTGGATGTAATTGGTGTGACGAAGGGCAAGGGGTTCCAGGGACCGGTTAAGAGGTGGGGCGTGAAGGAGCTACCCAGATGGCACAAACATAGAAAAGGAAGCAGGCGGACTGGAGCCAGAAGCCACGGCAGGGGCACATGGTGGGAAATTCCAGCTGCTGGGCAAATGGGCTACCACAGAAGAACCGAGTATAACAAGAGGATACTAGCGTATGGTGAAAACGGTTTTGAGATAACGCCGGCCGGGGGGTTCCTACACTATGGCGTGGTTAAGGGTCCCTATGCCATTATCGCTGGTAGCCTACCAGGCACGCCGAAGAGACCGCTGGTGCTTCGCTGGCCCGTCAGGCCGCCGACCTGGTACTTGAAGATGGGTGTCAAGGCTCCTCAGATCGTCTATGTGAGTCTGGCTTCGAAGCAGGGTAACTGA
- the rnhB gene encoding ribonuclease HII, whose product MTLDQLIIFRLHGIYDEGPSTMDTWLVGADEAGRGSLVGEMIVAVAAVRSDCVETLHALGVRDSKDLSPSTRASIYKELSRLDCLAFSVYPVKPRDIDTYNLTKLTEEAIYNAFKLLLVRVNPAAISRVTVDRYGRVVKLKILLRKLGYRGPIIVEEKADSKYIEVSAASIVAKHVRDARIRVLSSLYGVRGSGYPSDPRTIDWVMDVVGRGEKPPIIRYSWGTLEGTGFRVRKKKGGEHRITLDDFL is encoded by the coding sequence TTGACACTGGACCAGTTAATAATCTTCCGCTTGCACGGCATCTATGACGAGGGACCCTCTACCATGGATACGTGGCTAGTCGGCGCCGACGAGGCTGGCCGTGGAAGCTTAGTTGGGGAGATGATTGTCGCGGTAGCCGCTGTCAGGTCCGACTGCGTCGAGACACTGCATGCCCTGGGAGTACGTGATAGCAAGGATCTCTCCCCTTCCACTCGCGCCTCTATCTATAAGGAGCTCTCAAGGCTGGATTGCCTAGCATTCTCTGTATACCCGGTCAAGCCCCGTGACATAGACACGTATAACCTGACGAAGCTCACCGAGGAAGCCATATACAATGCCTTCAAGCTACTACTCGTGCGAGTCAACCCGGCAGCCATATCTCGGGTTACGGTGGATAGGTATGGCAGGGTAGTCAAGTTGAAGATACTTCTCAGAAAGCTAGGCTATAGGGGGCCTATTATAGTCGAGGAGAAGGCCGACTCCAAGTACATAGAGGTGTCGGCGGCAAGTATAGTGGCCAAGCATGTTAGAGACGCTAGAATACGGGTTCTATCGAGCCTCTATGGGGTGAGGGGGAGCGGTTATCCCAGTGATCCAAGGACTATTGACTGGGTAATGGACGTTGTAGGAAGGGGTGAGAAACCACCGATCATCAGATATTCATGGGGCACCTTGGAGGGTACCGGGTTTAGGGTGAGGAAGAAGAAGGGAGGAGAACACCGTATAACTCTAGATGACTTCCTCTAG
- a CDS encoding 50S ribosomal protein L2 has protein sequence MGKRLRQQRAGRGTPTYRSPGHIHPGPAKYPPLADSTVKGKIVELLHDPGRYVPLARIVTEDGKEFLTPAAEGVYVGKIVEIGPDAKPDPGNIMPIGNVPEGTMVFNVEIVPGDGGKLARQAGSYALILGRAGSKTRIRLPSGKEKEVPNKARVTIGIPAGAGRVEKPIMKAGLAYHKWKVKARKWPRVRGVAMNAVNHPFGGGSHQRKSHPSTVARETPPGRKVGHIAARRTGRRKR, from the coding sequence TTGGGTAAACGGCTCAGGCAGCAAAGAGCAGGCAGGGGGACGCCGACATACCGCAGCCCAGGCCATATACACCCCGGGCCCGCCAAGTATCCGCCCCTTGCAGACTCTACCGTTAAGGGCAAGATCGTCGAGCTACTCCACGACCCAGGTCGCTATGTCCCGCTGGCAAGGATCGTGACGGAAGACGGCAAGGAGTTTCTAACACCAGCTGCCGAAGGCGTATACGTGGGGAAGATCGTAGAGATAGGCCCTGATGCCAAGCCCGATCCAGGCAACATAATGCCTATAGGCAATGTACCCGAAGGAACCATGGTATTCAATGTAGAGATAGTCCCGGGCGACGGGGGCAAACTAGCCCGGCAGGCAGGAAGCTATGCCCTAATACTAGGCAGGGCTGGGAGCAAGACTAGGATACGCCTGCCCAGCGGCAAGGAGAAAGAGGTGCCAAATAAGGCCAGGGTAACAATAGGGATTCCGGCTGGAGCTGGAAGAGTAGAGAAACCGATTATGAAAGCCGGACTCGCATACCACAAGTGGAAGGTAAAGGCTAGGAAATGGCCTAGAGTAAGAGGTGTCGCCATGAACGCCGTAAACCACCCATTCGGAGGCGGAAGCCACCAGAGGAAGAGCCACCCGTCAACCGTAGCCAGGGAGACGCCGCCAGGCCGGAAGGTAGGTCATATAGCGGCTAGGAGAACCGGTAGGAGAAAGAGATAG